From a region of the Nitrospira sp. genome:
- a CDS encoding YajQ family cyclic di-GMP-binding protein: MAEQFSFDVVSEVNMQELKNALDQATKEIKQRFDFKDSKTEITLKEKEKELVVVSDDEYKLKAVQEIIKAKCVKRGVSLKAFSQGAIEPALSGTVRQVANIQSGLASDKAKEITKAVKDSKLKIQAQIQGEQVRVLGKSKDELQSAIAFLKGKDFGIDLQFTNYR; this comes from the coding sequence GTGGCTGAGCAGTTTTCATTTGACGTCGTGTCGGAAGTGAATATGCAGGAGCTGAAGAACGCACTGGATCAGGCGACGAAGGAAATCAAACAGCGGTTCGATTTCAAGGACTCGAAGACGGAGATCACGTTAAAAGAGAAGGAAAAAGAGCTGGTCGTGGTCTCGGACGATGAGTACAAGCTGAAGGCGGTGCAGGAGATCATTAAAGCGAAATGCGTGAAGCGCGGTGTCTCGCTGAAAGCGTTCTCACAAGGCGCGATCGAACCGGCGTTGAGCGGGACGGTGCGGCAGGTGGCCAACATTCAGAGTGGACTTGCCTCGGATAAAGCGAAAGAGATCACCAAGGCGGTCAAAGATTCCAAACTGAAAATCCAAGCCCAGATTCAGGGCGAGCAAGTGCGGGTGTTGGGCAAGAGCAAGGATGAATTGCAATCCGCGATCGCGTTCTTAAAGGGCAAAGATTTCGGCATCGATTTGCAGTTTACGAATTATCGCTAG
- a CDS encoding carbon starvation CstA family protein codes for MPRMNAAVSLLWVLLSVLGALALAHVVGAVNPSEKVNGLWLVVAAACIYVLAYRFYGRWLAKQVVGLNNQHVTPAVRLNDGVNFHPTNKVVLFGHHFAAIAGAGPLLGPVLAAQFGFMPGFLWLVIGAVLAGAVQDFIILVASMRRNGRSLPEIAHDELGTITGTATAVAVLFIVVVALAGLGFAVVNALYCNAWGTFTIAMTIPIGFLMGFYLQRFRPGAIAEVSVLGIVLLLAAVFFGRVVAQSSYAWCFEFEKPALVWLLAGYGFLASVLPGWMLLVPRGYLSTFMKLGVVFLLGFGVILMAPTIEMPRVTTFASGGGPIIPGTLFPFLFITIACGAISGFHSLVSSGTTPKMIEQESQAVVGYAAMLLESFVGVMALIAASVLIPGDYLAINTTLGADALTAMGFAPSRIAELSQLVEVDVAGRPGGAVSLAVGMASIFSALPGMSGWMAYWYQFALVFEALFILTTIDTGTRVARYLIQEMGGRVYAPFRRMNWVPGVMLSSGLVVGAWTYLIGTGSISTIWPMFGAANQLLGMLALCIGTTVLIKMWKSPYLWVTALPMLFVGAITLTGTYEMFWMFLKKAGSLAAGQAFALYLDAVLVALVAVLGVIVLSDSSRQWYGYVILKKPFTSSEVVVTAGGGSVGRMQTAIHCDEEKGFKLPHGTGCC; via the coding sequence ATGCCCCGCATGAACGCGGCGGTGAGTCTCCTCTGGGTGTTGCTCTCCGTTCTTGGTGCGCTCGCGCTTGCCCACGTTGTCGGTGCTGTTAATCCTTCTGAGAAGGTGAATGGGCTCTGGCTGGTCGTTGCAGCTGCTTGCATCTATGTGCTGGCCTATCGGTTCTATGGTAGATGGCTGGCCAAACAAGTCGTTGGACTGAACAATCAGCACGTGACGCCCGCGGTGCGGTTGAACGACGGCGTGAATTTTCACCCCACTAACAAGGTTGTCCTCTTCGGCCACCACTTTGCGGCGATTGCGGGAGCCGGGCCCTTGCTCGGTCCGGTGCTTGCCGCACAGTTTGGATTTATGCCGGGCTTTCTGTGGCTGGTGATCGGCGCGGTGCTGGCTGGAGCGGTGCAGGATTTCATCATTCTTGTGGCCTCCATGAGACGCAACGGGCGTTCGCTACCCGAGATTGCGCACGATGAATTGGGCACCATTACAGGCACGGCCACAGCGGTGGCGGTGCTCTTTATTGTCGTCGTCGCGTTGGCAGGTTTAGGATTTGCCGTCGTGAATGCCCTCTATTGCAATGCCTGGGGTACGTTTACGATCGCGATGACGATTCCCATTGGCTTCCTCATGGGCTTCTATCTCCAGCGGTTTCGGCCGGGCGCGATCGCGGAAGTGTCGGTGCTCGGCATCGTTCTATTACTGGCCGCGGTGTTCTTCGGCCGCGTGGTCGCCCAATCATCCTATGCCTGGTGCTTCGAGTTCGAGAAGCCAGCGCTTGTCTGGCTGTTGGCCGGCTATGGTTTTCTCGCCTCGGTGTTGCCGGGGTGGATGTTGCTGGTGCCTCGCGGCTATCTCTCGACCTTCATGAAGCTCGGGGTCGTCTTTCTCCTCGGGTTCGGCGTGATCCTCATGGCGCCGACGATCGAGATGCCGCGCGTGACGACGTTCGCTTCGGGAGGCGGTCCGATTATCCCAGGCACGCTCTTTCCCTTTCTCTTCATCACGATTGCCTGCGGAGCGATCTCAGGTTTCCACTCGCTGGTCTCATCAGGCACGACTCCGAAGATGATCGAGCAGGAGTCGCAAGCGGTGGTAGGGTATGCGGCCATGCTGCTGGAAAGTTTCGTCGGGGTGATGGCATTGATCGCGGCCTCGGTGCTGATTCCCGGCGACTACTTGGCGATCAATACGACATTGGGAGCGGATGCGCTGACGGCGATGGGATTTGCCCCATCACGAATCGCTGAGCTGTCACAGCTGGTTGAAGTCGATGTGGCAGGACGACCGGGCGGCGCTGTCTCATTGGCAGTTGGGATGGCGTCGATCTTTTCCGCGTTGCCTGGTATGTCTGGCTGGATGGCTTATTGGTATCAATTTGCGTTGGTGTTCGAGGCCTTGTTCATCCTCACGACGATCGATACGGGAACACGCGTGGCGCGGTATCTCATTCAAGAAATGGGCGGGCGGGTCTATGCGCCCTTTCGTCGAATGAACTGGGTGCCGGGAGTGATGTTGAGCAGTGGTCTGGTCGTGGGAGCCTGGACCTATTTGATCGGGACAGGCAGTATTTCGACGATTTGGCCGATGTTCGGCGCTGCGAATCAGCTGCTGGGTATGCTGGCGCTCTGCATTGGGACGACCGTGTTGATCAAAATGTGGAAGTCGCCCTACCTCTGGGTGACGGCTCTGCCGATGCTTTTCGTAGGTGCGATTACATTGACCGGCACTTATGAGATGTTTTGGATGTTCTTGAAGAAGGCCGGATCATTGGCGGCGGGACAGGCCTTTGCCCTCTATCTGGACGCGGTGTTGGTGGCACTGGTGGCGGTGCTGGGCGTCATCGTCTTAAGCGACAGTAGCAGGCAATGGTATGGCTACGTTATCCTGAAAAAGCCGTTCACGAGCAGCGAGGTGGTCGTGACGGCAGGTGGAGGGTCGGTAGGGCGGATGCAGACGGCGATTCATTGTGATGAAGAGAAGGGCTTTAAGTTGCCGCACGGGACTGGATGCTGCTGA